The genomic window ATCGTTTTAGGACAACCCATGTTGGTCTTGGCCTCGCTTAGACtagttgttagcttgtcagtcaaGTCCAAAATAAGTTATTTGTCCAAATGGAAATTTGGCAAACAGATTAGATATTAAttaatctttctttaaaactccaatttaaaaaacatctaaactatCACTTTAGAGTCTGAATAGAGGGAatccttttaacttttaaatgctGCTACTTAAGATTGGTAACATTTAATCTTCagatttctttacattttgttcttatttcaCATTAAGCTAAACCTTCTATGCCCCAGTTGGTATCCCAATTCTGAAAATGTATTCACATCATtgtctttacttttttgtgtgaaGCATCTTTAAGTTATGGCATTTTAAGtatggcaaaatgagtcacagacATTCAAACGTTTCTTGTTCTATATCCTTGCacccttttgtttgtttccttttccactCCAGGGAATACACAAgcaagttttaagtttttcctTTAATGAAGATGTATTTGGGAAGATAGCTGAAAGGAGTTGTAGTTCTCTTGCTTTACCTTCATTTGTGTAGACATCTGGGATAATAATTAGTAACAGATCCTTAGAAAGGGATGATGAAGATTTATTTATAGGAATATTTCTTGTGCTcacttgttcttttctttttcaggtttatGAGAAGATGTTTGAGAATTCAGCAGTCTAAGGAAGGAGAAATAGAGTAGTAGTGAGAGTGGGTAGGCTGGAGGTTTTCAGGTGAGTTTCTGATCCTTTTGTACAAACACCATGCGGGGTATGCCACTTCAGACATCATATGCACTGCAAGGAAACACAGGATTCAAGTAAATAACACTAGGCTCAATCAAAGgttcaaatataaaatgtacCACCAAGCTAACAGCACAGTCAGGTGCTAGCTTCAGGTCTGTGTTGATCTTAAATACAGTGAAGATGATGAGCTCATGAGCCTTATGTGTGACTACTGGATCCGGAAGTGAGCTGGTACCCAAAGCCAGCAGAGAACCACTCAGCCCACAGCTCCAcgtagagcagtggtgtccagtcctggtcctggagggccactatcctgcatgttttaggtgtttctctgctgtgacagaCCATTGACCAGGATagtggccttccaggaccaggattgaacaccaATGATCTAGGGGGAAAGAGATAAAAGGTAAAAGGTAGAGAAAGAGCCTGAATTAGGCTGAAAACTTAACAAGATGTGTAGATGGTTTAATTAGAAAAGAAATAGTGATAAAGCAATGCTAGGGTAAATTATTAAGTTGAAATGAATCTGTCCCAAGATATTTTGGTGCTTTACTTTAAGCATTAGTTGTCTGACTCCACAAACTCTCATGTTTGaaatttttatcaaataaattttacattacatgcaTACACCCTATTCCTGGTCAGCACAGAGTtttagtggttagagctgtcacctcctaGTGAGAAGGTTCGCCTCCTGCCTGCGGCCTTTTCTGTTTGAAGTTTGCACGTTCTCCCTGTGCACTCCTGGggttactccagtttcctcccacaaaccaaaaacatgcatgttaggttaattggtaactctaaactgtcactaggtgtgagtgagagtgtgaaaggttgtttgtctccatctggccctggagacctgtccagggtgtcccctacctctcgcacagtgactgctggagatgggcacctaTTCTTCTGCaacctgaaaaggaaaaatcGTGTAAAGATAATGGAGGAATGGATGGACATATATGCTATTCAACAATGCTCacagcttttaatatttttgctttatgtttACTGTTCGTGTACAGTGAATTacaagtcacaacaaaatgtctcaatcaaagaaagaaaaactaaaataaatttgtttagcACCTTTGAAAACTGTAAGAACATGACAAGTTCCATCTATATATGAAAGCAGacactaaaagaaacaaaacagcctcaTTATAATTACCAAATCCAAAGTCCAGCCCTCACACTCTGTACTTAGAAAACTTCTGACCCTTGACTAAATTCTGTTGTTGATCCCATTTTAGATTTGGACAGTACAACGTTAGCAAATCACCTGCAATTCCAGTATACACAAACTGTGTGAACCTCATAAACTGAATGCAGAGACTAATTTGGTTTAGCATATTACTTATATataatgcatgttttatgtGTGATTCCCCTTCAGAATTGAGAGAGCACACTACAAATATTGAAGATGCTTGGCCTGTTTTGAAAGGAAATTCACAAGTGAAATCAAACCTGAAGCCACATATAAATATTCAGTAGCCAAGATCCTGGAGTTTACATCAGACTGCATGGCAGAAATGcattgcaatttatttatttttttgtcctaaaaatatcccattttaaataataaatatccaTATCTTTCTTATTTAAATGTGCTGTACTTGTTAGATTTGTGCATAGTATCACTCTtgcaagaataaaataaactctggctgctgctttaaaaagtgTTGCCAATTGTACGCCAGAAGATGATGTTATTTAGGGAAAAGCCGAACTCTGAAACAGGCTTATGAGAGCATAAGGGTGATGTGAAATAAAGGCTTATGCTGGTAATCCACACATTGTTACAGTAAAATACTAACGTTTAGCAggtattatttttaacaatcaTAAGCCTATCGAGGGAATTCTCCCTTAACTAAAATTGTATTAAATATAAGGTACTTTCTGATCTCAGCTAATAACCTTTATATGTTATTAtatgtatttaaacttttactagTTCTCtaacaaaagtgttttactcTATAATTACTGTTTACAAGAATAAACTTGtaaattgaacattttatgGCTCTTGGCTTCCAGATGTGTTAAATTTAGTTTGTGAGTGCAGCCCTGCACTGTAACTATGAGTCAGAGGAGATGGctgtgtacatttttatttttttttctccacccaCGGACCTTTTCTGCTGGTGCCCCTGACAAATGCACCTAACCTCCATCTACTCCAGCCGGGCTTCAATAGAGCTGTATTGAGCTACTCCCTGAAGTCTCTTTGTATAATTGAATGAGGGTTATACTGGTGGTATTGGATAAAGTGTCCCCAGTGATCTTTGGCTTGACAAAGGGTTTAGAAAAAGACGGAACGATGAGAGTTCAACAAATTTGCGCAGCCTTTTGCTTCTTAATTTAGATTAAATGCAGCATTTTCTTTGTCCTCAGGCTTCTCTGTGTTTGCTCTTTTGAGTCACACAATACTAAGTGTCCAAACAGGAAAATTAattttgtatctgtttttgtcacaactTTTTTCAgttataaacttaaaaaatatgtaatgctCTGCCTTTGCAGGTCAGACAGGCtaactcacttcctgtttttaaatcatatcttaaaacacattttttctctttggcttttaactcagtttgagatgttggcttttgtttttattgcatggttttttttttaattgctttgattgtgcttttttattttatagtttttattcttgttttgggattttatgttttaccacttgtgtttttatttgttggtgtaTAGCACTTTGGtctgtggttgtttttaaagtgctttataaataaaataaaaaaaatgtattgtacTATTTTCAATGCACACAATAGATCAGGCCAGAACAGTAGCAacaatctaaaagtagcaaaatgctaactaaaagctcaaagtagcaaatgctttctaaaagctaaaagaagcagaatgatagctaaaagttaaaagtagttAAAGGCTAGCCAAAGGTAGCAgaatgaaagctaaaagtagctaaaggctaattaCAAGTAGataaagactagctaaaagctaaaagtagcaacctgctaactaaaagctaaaagaagttaAGGGggagctaaaaattaaaaggagcagaatgaTTGCTAAACGTAGCTAAGggctaattaaaagctaaaagtagcagaaaggtagctaaaaattaaaatggttAAAGGCTGGCCAAAGTAGCAGaatcatagctaaaagctaaaaatagctaatGGCTAAAAATAGCCAAAGGccagctacaagtagcaaaattctagctaaaaaacaaaattagcagaagattagctaaaagtagctgaagaagacaaaaaataacaagtatggtgaagcaaatttcaaacaatgtttttgaaaaaaaaaatagaaaaaatctTAATATATTTCTgagtggatttttttaaatgaagttaaatattcttaaaagtaaaaatgaaataatcatAGCACTGTTCTACTGAAACAGCTGAACATTTAGACATACAGTTTGGATGGCTAAGATAGCGCAAATTCTGTGGCTTTAGTTTGATtgaaaaaatgtacagaagcaagaaaatacaggaaaacagTGGAGtcaatgctgactcagcattcaaacaaacAGGGAAAATCTGTTGTTTCTAGTCATCCAGAACACCACAGTAAGTTTGAGTGGATGACTGGTTAGAAAAATGGTTTACACATTGTGCTCAAGGCTTTTCTGCTCTGTTAATGTTGGAATAGTATTTGTGACAATACCATCTTTCCCTGTGCTGACTGTACAAACTGTGGATCAGTCAACATGCCATGTTTTATACAATAGCAACACACTAACACTGAGACATTTTGCCTGTTAACATTATATTATTTGAAATCTTCCCCTCATTTTGCTCCGTGTACTTGaagaaatttttatttattttttccccttacCCATCACATTATGTGTGCCACAAAATCACATTTGGTTTAGAGTGCTGTGCAGTTTGCTTACAATGAGATCATTCTGCTCAAGACGGGGTCTTTAGTGCAGATTCCAACtctttttaactatttaaaagTCCTATTAGAAGGCCCCAAGCACAATTTCCTGCTAGTCACATTACATTTAACAACTGGGCATTCTGCATTGTCTAAAATGTGGAAACTTGGAAATTACTGAACATttacaaatgcatttttgtgCTTGTATCAGCTCATGTGGAAATGCAATTTGCGGCCACGATGCCATTTCGTCTATGCAGTTCCATTTATTTTGCGAGCTTATGcctgttttggtcattttgtggCTGCAGACAAATGCCCTTGCTGAACGCCAACGTGTTTATGTAGATCTCGTGCTGCAGTGCAGCCTCAAGCCGTGCCTCTCTTGTGACCCTCCTGCTCGCTCAGACCACATATATTTGCAAATGCCACTGTAGAGAGAAATTAATGGGATCCACCATTACCGAATGCTGCCTCGGTTCTGCCGGTCTTGCTCATTGCATTAACACTGAACAATTATGCAAAACCCACCATTCCTTGCCAGTTTTTAGATTGATCTTTCTGTCGTACAcaatgacactttttttttctttaagctgaAGCAATGTGTTACAATAAAAGGCTTCTGACAAGTTCTTGTGgtgactttttcttttgctttaatcCTCTTGAACATATGTATAGAAAATGTACAACTGCTAGTAAGAAATCCTGGCTTATTGCTTTAATACTATGCAGCTAAACAGACTCATCCTGCCACATGGGCATAAGAACTCATCGCTCCAGCAGATGGGAATtgcaaaagaagaaatgattgATAACCAGTAGAAGTCTCCACCTTCACACACAATCTACAACAACATGCTTTGAGTTTCCACATATTGTCTTCAAgtcttgtaatattttaattaaccATCACCAAACAGTGGGTAATAATgtatttgcctgtgtgtgtttgtttgtttgtccattgTGTTAGCGAAATGTCTCCACCAGTagatagattttattaaattgttttagaaaacagtcactggatgtacgtttAGAAATTatgaacatttggagtcaacatgattcaaaATGACCATCACAGCTAGTTTACCtgagcaaatacaaacatggctataactcggtcaattttaccaaggttgagctaagatttgatgcaGTTGTAGCCGGAATTtgtccccagcacatactccaagcactaacacaCAGCACGAGATGTCGCAGTTTTGCGTGCAGTcgtgcataaagttattttcaaggtttgaccaaacaggCTAAAACTTTATCCTATTTTAAGGTAAGCCTATCCTAGTTTGAAACCCTAACATCAAAAATGACGGGAGTTTAATTTTTCAatttgtttcattcattcactcactcaTTTTGAATATGGTCCATGTCTTTATCTGCATTcttcactttgtttgttttcttcattttacaaaaacaccgTCAATCCTCCTTCAAGGAGACGCTAATCTGCTGTCAGAAAGAAGAAATGCACATATTGTGAGCAAGTGGCCAGgagagaaaagattttttttttttttcttcatttcaatTTCTTTCATCTCTCAGCTCCTCTTGTAAACACTACTAAGTCACTACTAAACCACTAAACcattaaactaattaaatacTCTGACCTGGATTTAATCTACtatattttctgttcaaaataaagcaaaaaagtaagcaaaaaaataaaataaaaatctcaaaattgGTTTCTCTGCTGGTGATTTAGTTAATCAGGAGCACTTCAATCGCTGCtttagcaacaataaaaaaaaagtttaaatgaataagATATATTTGGTTTTTTATAGTAATGGGTTTAATGACTGGAAAACATAATCAAAATAACACATCAAGATGAAAGAATACCTCTGAAGGAGAAtgtaaaacagagtttaaattaaagacagTAATAAAGTGTCCATTAAAGTAATcaaccagcagcagaaaaacaaagatgagtAAAATGATCTATTCAGCCAGAGTCTCTCCATGACGTCCTCTTTGCTCTTCGTTGTGTTCGTGCACTACATCTGTGACACCTCTTTGTCTACTCATCTGATTTTCAGGATTTATTCCCTCAATTAGCTGCTACCAAATGTAACTGGGATCCTGTTTACAtgattaaaaatcaaaacaaatgttaaaaagtgcCAAAAATAGCAGAAGAATTTGACAGTGTGACATGCAAACCACtgttaaattagttttagtcagtgtttgacaagaaaaaacaaagttaattaGAAAACATTAAGACAATATAAGAACACAATGTGCTAGATAGTTTTATCACAATGTAAGATATGTATCTATGGTGAATTTCGGTCATTGTCATCATCGCTGCTATAAAATGAATATTACCGTATGTATTTCCTTTAACAAAAttttcatacaaaaacaaagagctttatTTTTCCCTACTGAGATTTTATGTTGTTGCAgagttatttaaacaaaactgagatgTTGAGGAAAAGAGCGCTGAAATCCCCCATTTTTTTACCATGAATGCATCAGAGCATTATTTTTGTGGCTTTCGGTGCTTATAACcagagaaaagttaaaaaaaacaacaacaaaaaaagagtgtgtgtgtgtgtgtgtggggggaaggggggggggtaaaaTCACATAATGAGTTTTACTCATCAGCaatatgttgatttttatttttatttttttatcattcggTCAGGACCACTTTCATCAACAGGATAATAATAACCACCCAGAATTATTAGAGGTTTATATTTGGTTGGATTTCTTTATTCTGAGACCCCCGACCTTCCTTGTGCGAATGAAAATAGCCCGAGGCATTACTGACCCCGGCGTAAGAACCCAGAGCGGCGTCGGTGACAGCAGACATGACACTGATTAAACCAGACGCGGTTTACAAAGGAGGGGCTTGGGAGGAGGCAACAACAAAAGATGGCAGACTACAGCAGCTTAAACAGAGCGCTCTTTAAGAAAACTGTCCAATCAAACATGCAGAAgagaattaattaaaaaaagctatatgttggaaaattaaattagcttaaacaataacatttttgttatttattgttcaatatttaaaattaaactaaaataacccTATTTAGAATTTTAATCTCcaggaaatatgtttgtgtttgaatgtaaaaaatCCGGACTTTCAGTGTAAAATTTTTTTACctcagttttgatttttaaaaagtgcaaaaagacCTTCAGACCTGGCACATGTATGGTCCTCCGGtggatttttcatttaaagagctCAGCAATGTCGGAGGTGAGCTTCTCAAGCTTCTTCATAGTGGGAAGTATTCATTGTGCTtcattttttgctgttgttattattatttttgttttttggtaatgTTTCTTAAGACCTagaagacatttctgtgttgtaataaaaaacatGGTAAACACGGTTCATCAGGTAAACAGAGTTGGTTCATTTGTTGTTCAGGTGCGCTGTCCATGGTGCCCCGCGCCGGCCTGCGCCCTTTAACCATGAATTCGGAGAGGAAATACCTGAGCCGTTCTATACGTCTCAGCAACAACATGCTGGAGGACATCAGTGGTCTGGGGTTTGTGCTTGGCCACTATCTGGTTGAACCATGGAAGCTCGGCTGGCTCGACCTTTCCTTCAACAAAATAGCGGGCATAGACTTGGTGAGAATTTGACTTGATGATCATTTGTGTAGTGGCTATATTAGTCACTTGTGTTagtgttttgtctcatttgtgttAATACTGTTCAATTACACATACAGTTGTCACagacaacatttaaaatctgttcatctgtATTTACACATTGTACTTTTCACTTCAATGGATTTGCATTTAATcaacatttttctgtgaaagaTGCTCCAGTTTTTCTCTGGTGTTTAGCCTGTTGAAATATGCATTTTGGATTTaatttttccccccatttaCTACAGTGGCaatatatgtttgtgtttcagtatttttgtcaGTTGAAGGAACTGCGCGTGTTGTACCTTCATGCCAACAGGATCTGGAATCTGAAGGAGGTCGACAAGCTGGGAGAGCTGAAGCATCTGCACACCATCACACTGCACGGAAACGCCATCGAGAACACCAACGGCTACA from Kryptolebias marmoratus isolate JLee-2015 linkage group LG17, ASM164957v2, whole genome shotgun sequence includes these protein-coding regions:
- the LOC119617913 gene encoding leucine-rich repeat-containing protein 51-like — its product is MYGPPVDFSFKELSNVGGALSMVPRAGLRPLTMNSERKYLSRSIRLSNNMLEDISGLGFVLGHYLVEPWKLGWLDLSFNKIAGIDLYFCQLKELRVLYLHANRIWNLKEVDKLGELKHLHTITLHGNAIENTNGYRKHVILALPHLKSMDFSAVTRDERVLAKLWCKCPKRDKTPEEDNKSLNQ